The genomic interval agtaaacataaaagttgtatttatttttcttagctttccaatggtttaagaatcgcttcatttggagctttgtagagaaagttatggccaaaatagCGAAACATATGCATTAAAAGTctgcaccttgaaattgctctccttctttcattaaaattcttctttcatcaaacacctacaaaagtacaattaaatcaataacaacctatcttatccatattaacaccaaattaagcttaaaattaaccatgattagattgactcacctaaaataactaatttaaaataattaaataaaacctataAATTTCTACCATtactacaaaaattaagtcaaattattatcaaaattaagctcaaataactctatatcatagagttatcactttcaaattaattatgaacactCATAAGTTTAATAGTTACATACATTTCTCTAGATATTGTAATTAAGagctaattaaataaaaaatattttcttcttcaacttTATGATTTGTCAAAACTTCAACCACCCATGTGTTTGGCCTCTAATAGTAATCCACACAATGACTGAATAAGACCTTCTTAAAGGTAGAATTTTACTTATactagcaagttttgttttaaaaataaaaagaccaaAAGTTCTTGCcgaatctttattttttggtcagacaaagaaaactatttttcttttcttattttatgaaacggtTGAGAAGTGGCTGGAGGTTTAGAGTTTTAGTTTgttaacataacatatttatatagccaaactaatttgtaaccctaaatacaacaattatattttaatttaattaagtctctaagaacttaattaattttctactttattttggtatttttcaattaagtccaacttaattaattatccttatttaatcccAATCAtatcacttaatgtgtgtgacccattaagcttttaacatgttggcaataaatataaatcctaatcaaatatcaatttcataattgatttatatttatagatcatgagcggcatctagcaatacattaTAACTACCAAAATGTTaaaaagtcaattaaagaatttgacaaagcttTTCAATGATAAGCCTCTTAGTGCAACATggtcctttcatcaaatatctcgAATATATCATAAAGTATGGCTCAGTATCTACTTATGACATTCTATATTAGTTCTTATAATTCATGAataaccttatgaatttaaaaaactaactttcctcaaattcatcatgctttggctaaagactttatacaagttaatcaagaattaagaacaagtgagatacatcctTTCATATCACttagggtgatgaatccttttTTGAACATTCATTCACTTTCGCATGCTTAatggcatacccaaaaacacccTGTTTAGGTATCTGGTCCCCTTCAGACTCGTAAGGgtaaaatcaaagtatgtcattctCCATACAAGATGATCTGGTTTCTCAAGTCCAAGGACTAGTTGcacgactatcacatgagaatattttccatagacacttgagtgaaataccaaatgaaatttttatagcgagtcatgttcagtgaacttgttttttaataaacacctacatgttatcctcaaatatctcatatacttcaatctatgggatcgattgcttactttccAAGTAAAGAGGTTTAACATGTATCAGtttttgagcattgtcaatgccctgtcttgacaatacaagGACCAGGAACAAATTTAGAAACATGATTTTGATGCATaatgatctcataattgtaacaactttacaaatCTCTTGTaaggcctttatgttccatgggcttcatccaattagtacttaataactcattattattgcactaacatgaagaaaaacttcTATCGCATATAGTTATgcgattaagtatgcattaaatgataatatatatatatatatatatatatatatatatagatatatatatttcttgatcaatccaattggctcaagggcatataccaacaGATACCATAAAAGAATCCATAAAAATCCAAAGAAATGAAACCATCGCAGACGAACGAACATAAGAACAAAAGAGCCGACACAATTGAAGAGAAGGAATCTAAAAAACCTTAGGCAGCTAAACCcaatacccaaaaaaaaagagaagaatgaAAGAGAAGGCAAAAGCCAAAGGACATCGGAGAAAtaaatgcaaaacaaaaacccCACAAAGCCCCCtgaataaagaagaaaacctTAAAACACCCTTAAATCGTATTTAGAAACCTGAAATCAACCCTCTATTTCAGACAGATGCCCAAAACATCTCTAGATTTTGCCCAAATTACCAAACTCTATCAACCTCATTTGTAAAAGCCTAAAATACCCTCTATGTAGTAACCAAATTTTACAATGCCACATGTAGCACCTCGAAAGCCTTTTAAGGGTTAAAATGATACTATGTTAGATCTcttaaattaacatattaaataataaaatttattaatataatatgtaaatataaatagttaaataataaaatatattaatttcatatataaacGTCAAGGCGGAGCATCCTAATCCGAGTTCTACCCGTACtgatttttttaacataaaaactCAACCCGGATCCGACTTCAATTTTCGAATTGGATCTGGCAAGCAAAACTTGTAGGGTACGGGGCTTTTTCTCGTCCCAAAGCGGAGGCGAATGGAAAAGTGATCCAGCCCGAACCCAGTTAGCAAAGCGATCTGCGAACCGATAGATCagcttttaaatttcaaatgaaACGTGTCGGGGCCAAGTGTTTTGACCCGCCAACACCAAAAATGTTAAGGCGCCAAGCTGCATTGAACTTTATACTTGGAGGCAAAATCTTGGCGGCAAAAAGTATATTATCCAATCTTTTTTAAtgttagttattttattatgattttttttccttctccgTAACAATAACGTTGTAACAATTTCACCATTTCAGACACTTTACTTATCCTATAAAAAactcataaaaataaaaggaaattcgGAGTCTGAAATTTCTTTAGAAATACTGCTATCTTTTGAGTTATAATCACGCCCACCcagtccaaaaaaaaaaaagggtgtcATTTCTCGTCTCCCTGGTTTGTGTTATCTCTTTAATCTACTAGGGTTTATCTGCAAAAATCAATCTTCGGTTTTTAGGGTCAGGATTTGGTGCTTCTTGATCACAATGGCGGACTCAGCGACGGTAATCGACGTGGATGATCATCCGAAGGTCCCCAAGACGGATAGCCAAGATCAACCCAAGAGGACCGGGAAGCGAAAGAGAGCATCATGGGTTTCGGAGACCTTGAGCGATGAACAAAGAGAGGCCCAGATCAAGGAATTGAAGCAAGAAATGGACGGGCTTTATGGGTATTACAAAGAAGTAATGGAGCCGAAATCGGGTTTCGGAATGGGTTTTGGTTTGGGATTAGTTGAGTCCGGTCCATTGAATTCAGTGGTTGCGGTTCTGATGGAGGAGAGTGATTTGCCGCTGTCGAGATTGGTGGAAGCAATTCATGAAAAGGTGAAGGACAGCATGGGGAATGTGAGTTTGGCCGCGGTGAAAAGCGCGGTGCTATTTGTAGGGCAGAGAGTGAAATATGGGTTGGGTAGTGAAGATGCTGATATTTTGGAGGACGATGCCAACTCTTCTCTTTGGTGTTGGGAGGTGAGttgtttctattttttctttttgggtttttgttgCTTTTATGCGTTTATGTTCTCTGATATAGATAGTGTTTAACTTGCTTTACATTGCTCATTTGATAGACTAGAGATGTAAAGTTGATGCCAAAATCTGTGCGTGCCACTTTAAAAATTCGGCGTACTTGTAGGAAGAAGATTAATGAGAGATTTACTGCCGTTTCTGGTAAGTAGGAATTTCTGTTCTGGGATGCCCTGGATTTCTTTTCTATTGAACCTCttgattcttcttctttcttgtttgATTATGGAATTAAATATTGGATGACCTTGGTTACCCAGAAATGGATGTGTCtgcctttatttattttctcctctTGTAATTTAGATTTGCCTCATCAAGCTTTCTATGATTGTCACTCTGTCCTCAAGTGGAAAATAAGGTAATTCTGTTGCCAATTGCTTTTAGAGAACAAGTTTGAACTTCTAGGTTAACCTGACATTGCCAAGTGAGTGACTTATATGTTAATCTGGCTCAACCCATGATTCTAGTCGGCTGAAGGTCCTTTTTCCCCCCATCTAGTTACAAATGCCTTTCAAAAATCCTTCTTCATTAATATAACTGCTAGAATTTCAGATATGCACATGCATTATGGAGTGCAATTTATGTTTAGAAATTTGGCCTTGGATCAATCCATACCAAACATATCAAACTATTGTGAATATCATCTCCATCGAAAACCAATACCTTGAAATCCCTTACTTTGTGAATTTTTTCCAGTTTCATACTACTGTTGCATGTGAACAAAGTTCAGAGTATTGTACTCTTTACAGAGGAACATCTTCCATCAGTGTCACATAAGTGCTGTCATTGATGTGGAGTTTTGGGAGGTTTAAAGAGGAATTCCCTTTTGGAGGCAGTCCCAACTTGTGATGCTGGTCATATTGTGTTCcagatttattatttttcatttttaaacttttttttgtaTCAGCAGCCCATATTCAATAAAGTACTAATACCTCAACTGCTGAATAATTATTGACATTTTTGTAATCTTTGGTCCATAGATAGTGATAGGTATGCTGTTCAGTAAGAACTAACTGTAGTAGTTTCAGAATTTGAAGCCACTGTTATGGTGAATACTAATTTGAGTTATTCATCTGAATGACCATCTCAACGATAGCTAGTACATGGTAATATCCAGGATGGTGGTTAAGACTGCTTATCTAGAGAATTGGATGATTATATGATGGCTCAAACTGTGAAAAGAATTGATGTTTGATATCGGACTCTATTTTGTTGTGACATATTTTATTACTAAAGCATTAGGcctttgagtttttttttccctctttctCCCTCTCTCCAGGCTTGTGTGTGCTTCCAATGTTCTAACATTGTGCACAACATAAGGAGCCAACTCAGCAATGAGTATATGGGTATCATTCTTTTCACCATCATGGAGTTGTAGTTTGCTAAGCAATAGAGTCATGCACATATTAATTTCGTTTCCTTAATGGGGTGAAGCAGAATTAACTCATTCGGAATCAGTTCCTGTTGCTATCTTCTTTTACTCGATCTTTTCAGGCCCCTGTTAAAGTTTTATATGCAATTAACAGatgtattagttttttattctCCATTCAGTGTTTTGCATTGTAGGAATGTGGAGCCCTGGCTAGCTTACGataagttaattggttaaaaaagGTTCTTACAGCATTTTGTGTCTATGAACATATTATACTACCTGTTGCCTGTCTTTCCTGCATATTTACATGTGCCTTGCTGTTCAGTGGGGAATTGTTGTTGAATTGATTTTCATATTCTTATCAATTGATTTGGCATTTCAATCTTTGCCATTTGTGCTTTTCATTGATTATGATGAGCAACTTTTCAATTGTAATGCCTTAATTTATGCTTGAATTAGGCTACTGATATCTGTGCTCATTTCAGCAATGATAACACTGTTACAAAAGTGGGAGAATGATCAGAACTACaagcatgatttcatgaaAGCATCAGAAAAGCTTGTCAAAGTATTAAGTGAGGCAGAAATTCGCTTGTTAATGTGTAACATGTTACAGAAGAGTGGTGCTGAGATGTAGGTATCTTTAATGGTTCTACAACTTTTGTGCTtgacttgttttcttttcagtAAAAGTTTTCTGTTGCCGTAGGGCTGAGAAAGAAGCAAAGCGAGaagaaaaattgttaattaagCAATTCGAGAGAAATAGAAGAGAAATtgagaaggagaagaagaaagtggACCGTGAACTCCAAAAGGAAAAGTTGCAAAATGTATGTCAAATTTTTCAAAGCATGTCTTGTGCAAAGCCAATTATTGtcaatactttttatttttagtttttactGTGCCATTGGAATGTCTAAATCTGAATTATTCCCAGGATAGTGGTTATTGTTTGGTTTAGCAAAATTACTTTTATGTTAAATGCAGTTGATCCTTTTTATTTCCTAGATGTTCATGAACATAGTTTATTTCaggaaaaggagagaaagCGGTTGCAGGAGGAAGTGGAAAAGGATGAAAGGCGTCGTGAAAGAGAGGAGGCTGAGATGAGGAAGCAGCTGAGAAAACAGCAAGAGGAAGTTGAGAGAGATCAACGAAGGCGTGAGAAGGAAGAGGCAGAATTGAAAAAGCAACTTTCAATTCAAAAGCAAGCTTCACTTATGGAGCGCTTCCTCAAAAAGTGTAAAACATCACCAAGACAGATTGAACAATTGACTAAGCCAGCCACATTTTGTCCATCCACCCAGAAGAGTGAAAAGGTACCTGAAGCAATTACTCTGTTGATGGACACCACTCTTTCATCCAAAGGAGAAACTTATATGGATGATCTCCGCAAGTAGGTTTTTCTGTTTGCTTTAagttgtttaattttattggctttggttttattttgtttcaaattcaCATTGGCTTTGTACTTTTCAGGTTGCATTTATCTTCTTGGCGCCACTTAGGtcattttcttcattcaaatcaaaaacaGTGTTGGGGCATGCGTAGGAAACCTAAGACTGAATTGTTTAAGGAACTTAAGTTAACTGCTAATAAAGGGTCATCCCATGATGAATTGAGCGTTGAAAGGATTATAGATGGATGGGGAGAAGAGAATTCTGATGATAGATCATGCTTTAACCCTGATATCTCAGCTGCTGATGTTAAGTGCTGTGGGAGGAAGCAGTTGTTGCAGTTTGATAAGAGCTACAGACCTGCATTTTTTGGTATTTGGCCTAAGAAAAGGTAGGCTGCTAATTCTTTTGCATACTTTTCCGCTAAGCTAAGCTCGATTCATGTTGAATATTAGTATATAGTTGAAAGGTGCGTTGAATAGAAGAAAATGTCAAATGAATTTGTTTAGATTGAATGCCACTTCTTGTACTGTAACCTTTAGTTATCCTGTGATATTGCAAAATAGTTGCCCTTAATTGAGATGCTTTGGAAACtttatttaacaaattttaatttttctgcacTTAGGGTTAGTTTTTCTGACTCGTACGAGCTGTATGTGTAGGGATGTAAGTAACCAGTGCGTTCATTGAATGCTCTTGAACAAGCTTGGTTAGAGCTAGTTTATGTTCATTTATGAAGCTTAATGAGTGAGTTTGAATACTATTTTCAGGCTTGATTGCTAACAGAACTGagttaaaaaatttgtaaactTGACTCAGGTATGTTCACAAACAAATTCAATAAGCTGTTTGTGAACAAACTTAATAATAATGTTCTtggcaatttttttttttttgaaaaactctTGGCAATTTGACTACTGAAGGTTTAATATCTTTTACCACATTTCAAATCATGATTTGACATGACTTCATTGAAAGTAGACATAGCATAATAGATTAAAATCATCcattattgtttaaaaatattattgcaGAATATTATTACGTGCTTAAATGGAGACATGATAAGATTAGGGACATGGGAAATGTGAACATTTGTAAGCTTGACTCATTTATGTTCATGAACAGATTCAGTAAACCATTATTGAACAAATCCAATGATAATGTGCTTGTCAATTTGACTACTTAAAGCTTTAATAATTCTTACCACAATTTGAATCATGATTTGACATGATGTCGCTGAGAAGTAGACATCAGCATAGATTAAAAATCAtcgattattttttaaaacatattattgcagaataattttatatgtCTAAAAATGGGGACATGATAAGGCTAGGGACATGGGAAATGTGAAGAAAACTTCTCTAATACTTTTCCCAGTCGATTCCACAAACCAGGCAAAGTGGGAGATGGCATTATAGTAAGTCACTCTCATGTTCTGCCAACCAAAATTGAAAGGGGTCCTGCACATGAAGGACCCATAGTAAGTGTCATGAGGCCAGGCCATTCTGGCCTCATGACATTTGGCCTGCAAATGGTATGGGCTCAAagtcttttttaaaaataaaaagaaaatttgagttTTATAACTTTCTGATATTTGAGCTGCTTTTTGTGGCTTATGCCCAATCGTGGTTTGAGTTCATGTTCGGCTTAGTGCTTGGTTAATTATGCTAAGCTGAGTTCTAACACACTATGTTAAGGTCGCATAAGCTCAGTCATTattcaagctcgattaaattTAGCTGACCTTAGCCCAAATAAGGAAAAGCTAttgcattgatttttttttctacaagAACTCCTTTGTTTCTATGGTCTCTGATGTCATTTTAGTTGTGTCACTGGTGGAATGACCTTCACACTAGAATGATCAACTATTTCTTTACCTCTTGCatcttttcataatctctaGTGAAAGAAAATCGACAATTTGGATCACCTAATGCTTGTGTTTTTTTTCAACTAAGTCCAAAGACTAGATGTTTCTCGCCAAAGAAGGCAATGGAAAATTAAGTGGAAAATTGTTTACAATTATCAGGTCTCTTTGTTGATCatgttttgtttattatttccAGTGATTGCATTTGCAACTTTCTGGTATATTATGTACTCCCTATCCTGCTCAAAACATCATTTGTTGACTCTTGACATAGTTGTAGGAgtcaaagaaaaggaagttAAGTATTGCAGTGTTTGTTTAGTGGGTCTCATCACTGTTAAATGGTTACAATTGAAGGGTAAACTTAGAAAACGAGttctaaatttatttacaTTTCCAAAGTAGCATCTTGAATGGAATAATATTAAAAGGAAACAGTGATAATATGAGTGGGACAGGGTATTGGAGTGTTATTTAGTTAGTGTTCTTTGTGAAGGTGTTGCTTTTATGTCTGCCCTGCTTTGTATTTCcataattaaatgataatttgtGGTTTTGTTGTATTTCAGTAATGTTGTGGGACCTCGCTGCCCATTGAGGAAGGACCCAGATTTAGACTATGATGTTGATAGTGATGAAGAATGGGAGGAGGTACAGTGAGCTTGTTGTTCAAACCGAAATTTAGATTTAAACCTGGAAATAACAATTTCATTTCACAGGAGGAGCCAGGTGAAAGCCTCTCAGATTGCGATAAAGATGAAGAAGAGGAAAGTTTTGAAGGATGCTCTAAAgctgatgatgaagatgaaagTGAAGATGGATTTTTTGTACCAGATGGATATCTCTCAGAAAATGAGGTAATGAGATTTGATGTAAAAGATATTCTTACTAGCTTATAAACCAAAAAATATCTGCCTACTATTACTCAAAAACAACAGTTCAAAGTGCTTATTTGAGGCTTGCATGCAGGGGGTACAAGTTGATGGGACTGGAACTGATGTTGCACTTGAAGAGACCAAAAGTTCCCCTATGAGTGAGCAAGACGGGCAGAATGAGGAGTTTTATACTTTTCTTAGGCAACAGAAGTATCTAAACAGTTTAACTGAGCATGCacttcaaaaaaatcaacccttgattatattaaatatatcaCATGAAAAGACCTCAGTGCTAATGGCTGAAGATCTTACCAATACTTGTAAATTGGAGCTGACATGCTTGCAAGCTCTGAGCATGCGTGCATGTCCTGATGGCTCACCTGTAGAGATATCAGTAGATAGCATTGCAGATGACAATCAAGAAGCTTGTTTGTCAAGTAGCAAGGCCAGTACAACACCAGTCTTAACAGTGGCACCTATTCTAGACTCAGATATGCCTCTAATTGTAAGTTGCACATTTGATAGGAGTTTAATGTAAAATATCCTTTCAATACTATGCTTGGGAGTGTCAACAAGTCTAGTACAAAATTGCAGTGGTTTGCTGCTAATGATGATCTTGTTTGTTTTAGGTATCGACTATTCAGTCATGCTCCCTTGGTATCAATAGGTTGGTAGAGTCTTTGCAACAAAAGTTTCCTTCAATTCCAAAGTCTCAATTAAAAACCAAAGTGCGTGAGATATCAGAATTCTCTGATAATCGTTGGCAGGTTAGTGACTCATTCCTGACTTTAGTCTGACTCTGCTTGTGCCATTCTTTtgttatcattattatttttgagcCTACATGGATAACATAATTATTGTGACTCCATTTTAGGAATACTATAGTACCATGCTTGGTTTAAGGATTGACAGTTTGGTTGAATTCAACCTTAATACTAACAATGGATGTGATAGAGGAGCGGAATGTAAAATTAATGGTTTGATACTGGAAACTCATTTGCATGAGTTagttaaattaatttctttttggtttccGTATCTTTCAGGTAATTTTCTTTCCCCTCTGGCCTTCTTAACTGTTTACAATTTCTGATTGATCTTGATTCTTCAAAGTTTAAGGTGGGTTGTCCTTGACAAGGGAGGCTAGATTTGGGTAATTTAGAATTTGGACTTGAATGCCCAAACAAACCTGGTAATTGCATACATTTGATGTATGCCTTTATATCAAGTATCAACCATCATGCCTTGTAAATGCTTTCTGATATAACTTAACCACTTCCAGGTCCATAGGGGTTTGGCTTGCAGCTACTCTACTGGCACTTGTACTGCTGGGCATTCTAGAAAGAAAGTCTTTAATTGACCATTTCAGCTCTGCGTTGAGTTTGTCAAAGTATATGTTAGCTGATTTGGGGTAAATCTTTCTGCAGGTCAAGAAAGAAATCTTACAGAAACTTGGCATTCCAATTTCACCAGGTAGTTATGCACCTATTTGGTTTTCTTCAAGAAGTTTATTTGGTAGTTTCTTATTATGActagatttattttttctaatctGACTGGCAGAGAAGGGTGGTGGAAGAACCAAAACTATTGCtgcatttttctcaaaaaggTGCTTGCCTCCTTCTGATAAGAGTATCAGCCCCATTGACACCTCTCCTCAGCAGTTACTGAAGCCCAGTTCTGCTGCCCAGGAGCAGCAGAGTTATACATACAACCATACATAATAGCCTTGTCTCACTCTTTTTAGCTCTTTATTTCCTTGCTCTTAACCTTTTTTGCTCTCTCAACTTATGGTATACATTGCAAGTAATCTTGATGGAAGCTCAATGTAGTAAAATTTTGTGCACATGATAGAATGGATTAGGCGAGGAATCTGAACTTCGGTCCATCTTGTGTATGAAGTCTTTCATAGTGCATGATATAGGAGAGGCTCCCCTCAGATCTTGGAGATAACTGCAGCCGATGTGTTCTGAATATTTTGCTTGTAACCTTGCAATTCTAGTAAAGTCGTGACGTATTGGCCTCTTTATAATTTGGTTGGggattataattttaatttgataagttTTAAGGAGCTACGTCTGAAATGTTCCAGGAAGTTAGAAGCTTCCTTCGATCAAAAGCCATTTGTACTTCATGAAACAGCTTTTCTGCTTGCTGGTCTCCATTATGCCTTGCATGAATTTACAGGGGTGAAAATGTAACCTAGAAAAATCCACGAACCCTATActacaaataataaataagttGCCTTGACGCTGGCATAAACAAGCATGTCTTATTGGGGTGTATAGCGTTTATATCGGTAAGTGCTAagattcttttttatttattcgaTGTAGGACTGTGACAGTTTTTCTCATTTCTATCACGTTTTTGTCACGAGTTGGGTCATTTCATCTATTGCAACGTTTAGAGTTGAgttttgaattgattttgaaatcaaattataataaaattaatgttttttttaaagtttagtTTATTAAAATATGCTGTCTATGTTtataaattcttcttttaaCTTATTCACGTGAGATTTTGTAATATACACTTGTCTTTGCGTGGCAGAGGGGCTTAAACTCCAGCCAAACATCAGTCAAGCAAGGTGCTGTCACAGTTAAGCTCTAGAGCCTAACGATGGTCAAGCTAGGCGACGTCATAGTTAAGCATCTACTCCTTCACTGGGATTCGCCTTGTTTGAATCTTCAACTCCTGTATATTAATTGCTGAAACTGGAAACCTGCTCCGAACCATGATACTCATAAATCGTAGTGATCTTGGTGAAATAAGTGTAGGCTATATACAAATTAATGAGTAAGTCGTAATAAATTTTTCATAACTTCTTCAAGGTGAAATATACAAGTTcaaggagaaaaaaataaaaagaaaagacacaAAATTTATGAAGGTTCGACCCTCTTCATAGATGTTTACATCCTCTTCTTTAGGAAGTTAAGGAGTTTAATCCACTATTGAATAAGTTCAATACACTgccttttaattaaaaatcaagcaCAATCTCCTTAACTTTTCAAAGTTAAGTTAGAACTGTTATGCCTTTTTAAGGATATGGCACAACCTCTCAAACACTACCTTTTGAAGGCTAAGGTAttactttttctcttttataatTTGGAGTAGCAAAGATACCTCTAGAAGGTGGGTTTTGCTAAGTTAGTACAATAAAGATAGAGCAATACAAAGATGTATACAATGAATAGGAGTGGTAGCACAACGAATTTAAAGCTCAAGGATAGCTTAAAAGTTACGTGGAAGAGTGtgtttttgtcacgacccgatttCCGGACCACGACCGGTgcatggactcaatggacatagtccactaagcccaagcaagcctatttatataatcctGCTCATCATCCTGTCAACTAGTCTTACATtcacatctcataatctcaaCCCTTAAGTACTTTAATAGTAAGTTATAACAATCAAAAACTGCATTTATATTAGCCCAAAATAACATTAACCATTGCCACACATGGTGgctttaccaatcaaaatatacatatatggtctaAGGCATACATCTTAGttctttacatcacatgtacgtatttacaaacaaaaatgactctggCTTCCAGTGGAGTGACCAAGGTGAAAGTGTGGCTACGgaatgccaagatacctacTAAGGAGACGAAACTACGTGGACACCTCAacctaggttccaa from Theobroma cacao cultivar B97-61/B2 chromosome 5, Criollo_cocoa_genome_V2, whole genome shotgun sequence carries:
- the LOC18598490 gene encoding chromatin assembly factor 1 subunit FAS1 isoform X2 yields the protein MADSATVIDVDDHPKVPKTDSQDQPKRTGKRKRASWVSETLSDEQREAQIKELKQEMDGLYGYYKEVMEPKSGFGMGFGLGLVESGPLNSVVAVLMEESDLPLSRLVEAIHEKVKDSMGNVSLAAVKSAVLFVGQRVKYGLGSEDADILEDDANSSLWCWETRDVKLMPKSVRATLKIRRTCRKKINERFTAVSAMITLLQKWENDQNYKHDFMKASEKLVKVLSEAEIRLLMCNMLQKSGAEMAEKEAKREEKLLIKQFERNRREIEKEKKKVDRELQKEKLQNEKERKRLQEEVEKDERRREREEAEMRKQLRKQQEEVERDQRRREKEEAELKKQLSIQKQASLMERFLKKCKTSPRQIEQLTKPATFCPSTQKSEKVPEAITLLMDTTLSSKGETYMDDLRKLHLSSWRHLGHFLHSNQKQCWGMRRKPKTELFKELKLTANKGSSHDELSVERIIDGWGEENSDDRSCFNPDISAADVKCCGRKQLLQFDKSYRPAFFGIWPKKSNVVGPRCPLRKDPDLDYDVDSDEEWEEEEPGESLSDCDKDEEEESFEGCSKADDEDESEDGFFVPDGYLSENEGVQVDGTGTDVALEETKSSPMSEQDGQNEEFYTFLRQQKYLNSLTEHALQKNQPLIILNISHEKTSVLMAEDLTNTCKLELTCLQALSMRACPDGSPVEISVDSIADDNQEACLSSSKASTTPVLTVAPILDSDMPLIVSTIQSCSLGINRLVESLQQKFPSIPKSQLKTKVREISEFSDNRWQVKKEILQKLGIPISPEKGGGRTKTIAAFFSKRCLPPSDKSISPIDTSPQQLLKPSSAAQEQQSYTYNHT
- the LOC18598490 gene encoding chromatin assembly factor 1 subunit FAS1 isoform X1, which produces MADSATVIDVDDHPKVPKTDSQDQPKRTGKRKRASWVSETLSDEQREAQIKELKQEMDGLYGYYKEVMEPKSGFGMGFGLGLVESGPLNSVVAVLMEESDLPLSRLVEAIHEKVKDSMGNVSLAAVKSAVLFVGQRVKYGLGSEDADILEDDANSSLWCWETRDVKLMPKSVRATLKIRRTCRKKINERFTAVSAMITLLQKWENDQNYKHDFMKASEKLVKVLSEAEIRLLMCNMLQKSGAEMAEKEAKREEKLLIKQFERNRREIEKEKKKVDRELQKEKLQNEKERKRLQEEVEKDERRREREEAEMRKQLRKQQEEVERDQRRREKEEAELKKQLSIQKQASLMERFLKKCKTSPRQIEQLTKPATFCPSTQKSEKVPEAITLLMDTTLSSKGETYMDDLRKLHLSSWRHLGHFLHSNQKQCWGMRRKPKTELFKELKLTANKGSSHDELSVERIIDGWGEENSDDRSCFNPDISAADVKCCGRKQLLQFDKSYRPAFFGIWPKKSNVVGPRCPLRKDPDLDYDVDSDEEWEEEEPGESLSDCDKDEEEESFEGCSKADDEDESEDGFFVPDGYLSENEGVQVDGTGTDVALEETKSSPMSEQDGQNEEFYTFLRQQKYLNSLTEHALQKNQPLIILNISHEKTSVLMAEDLTNTCKLELTCLQALSMRACPDGSPVEISVDSIADDNQEACLSSSKASTTPVLTVAPILDSDMPLIVSTIQSCSLGINRLVESLQQKFPSIPKSQLKTKVREISEFSDNRWQVHRGLACSYSTGTCTAGHSRKSRKKSYRNLAFQFHQRRVVEEPKLLLHFSQKGACLLLIRVSAPLTPLLSSY